The genomic region AAATAACGGATCATGCGCGCATCATTCAGGTCATGAAGCGTTGCGAAGTCTGCCATGTGGCTTTTTTCGACACTCCGTATCCTTATGTCGTGCCCATGACGTTCGGGCTGCTGGAATACGGAGAGCGTGTGACGCTTTATTTTCATGGAGCCAAAAGCGGACATAAGCATGATCTTCTCAGGCGGAATCCTCATGTGGCTTTCTGCATGGAACTTACGCACGGGCAGGTCACCGGGCCGGAGGTAGGGGCGTGCGAGTGCACCATGGAGTTCGACAGCGTTTGCGGAACCGGCATTATGGAATATGCCCTGGAAGGAGAAAAGATTCCCGCGCTGCGCGCCATGCTGGAGCACTATCATATTAAGGAAGGGGAACAGTACCATTTTCATGAAGAGCTGGTGCCCGGAATGGAGATCCTCAAA from Mailhella massiliensis harbors:
- a CDS encoding pyridoxamine 5'-phosphate oxidase family protein, coding for MRRKDREITDHARIIQVMKRCEVCHVAFFDTPYPYVVPMTFGLLEYGERVTLYFHGAKSGHKHDLLRRNPHVAFCMELTHGQVTGPEVGACECTMEFDSVCGTGIMEYALEGEKIPALRAMLEHYHIKEGEQYHFHEELVPGMEILKLAVHDMTGKRREVKRG